One Etheostoma spectabile isolate EspeVRDwgs_2016 chromosome 12, UIUC_Espe_1.0, whole genome shotgun sequence genomic window carries:
- the acsl3b gene encoding long-chain-fatty-acid--CoA ligase 3b translates to MKLKEDMNPLLLQVFHSVVWVYSVITFIPWYFFSGAGTNLERARRIKARSVSGHPAGPYRAINSQEKLVAWLHPRVDTLDKVFEYAASRFPQRDCLGTREVLNEEDEPQPNGKVFKKVILGNYNWLSYEETYKAARCFGSGLAALGQKPQCKIAIFCETRAEWVVAAQACFMYNFPLVTLYVTLGPTAIAHGLNETGITHIITSKDLLQSRLKAILCDVPRLQYIIIVDNKPTSWPDIPRGIMVYNMDAVKEMGSKPDNLAVDRRQPEPSDIAVIMYTSGSTGIPKGVMISHGNIIAGITGMAERIPNLNETDTYIGYLPLAHVLELSAEMVCISHGCRIGYSSPQTLADQSTKIKKGSKGDTSVLKPTLMAAVPEIMDRIYKNVMTKVDKMSKLQKTLFVLAYNYKMEQISKGYSTPLCDRLVFKRVRALLGGNIRVLLSGGAPLSAATQRFMNICLCCPVGQGYGLTETCGAGTISEMWDYSTGRVGAPLVCSEITLKDWEEGSYYSTDKPNPRGEILIGGPNVTMGYYRNEGRNCEDFFVDEHGQRWFCTGDIGEVHTDGCLKIIDRKKDLVKLQAGEYVSLGKVEAVLKNCPLVDNICAYANSDQSYVISFVVPNQKQLMALAEQLHVRGTWEEMCNNSQIEKEALRIITEAALSAKMERFEIPKKIRLSAEPWTPETGLVTDAFKLKRKELKTHYQEDIERMYGGK, encoded by the exons ATGAAGTTGAAGGAGGATATGAATCCCCTGCTGCTGCAGGTCTTCCACTCTGTGGTCTGGGTCTACTCTGTCATTACCTTCATACCCTGGTACTTCTTCTCCGGAGCTGGCACCAACTTGGAACGGGCTCGGCGGATCAAGGCACGCTCAGTTAGTGGACACCCAGCAGGGCCTTACCGGGCCATCAACAGCCAGGAGAAGCTGGTGGCATGGCTGCACCCTAGGGTGGACACCCTGGACAAAGTGTTTGAATACGCAGCGAGTCGGTTTCCACAGAGAGACTGTCTGGGCACCAGGGAGGTGCTCAATGAGGAGGATGAGCCCCAGCCTAACGGCAAGGTCTTCAAGAAG GTAATTCTAGGAAACTATAACTGGCTGTCGTACGAGGAAACCTACAAGGCAGCGAGGTGTTTTGGTAGCGGTCTGGCAGCGCTTGGCCAGAAACCTCAGTGTAAAATCGCCATCTTCTGTGAAACTAGAGCAGAGTGGGTCGTGGCAGCACAAGCCTGCTTTATGTACAATTTTCCAC TTGTGACCCTGTACGTCACTCTTGGACCTACGGCCATCGCCCACGGCTTGAACGAGACCGGGATCACGCACATCATCACAAGTAAAGACCTGCTTCAGAGCCGTCTCAAG GCCATACTGTGTGATGTGCCGAGGCTGCAGTACATCATCATAGTAGACAATAAACCCACAAGCTGGCCAGACATCCCCAGAGGCATCATGGTCTACAACATGGACGCTGTGAAGGAGATGGGATCCAAGCCTGACAATT TAGCAGTAGACCGCAGACAGCCAGAGCCCTCGGACATTGCGGTCATCATGTACACCAGCGGCTCCACTGGCATCCCCAAGGGTGTCATGATCTCCCATGGCAACATCATTGCTGGCATCACTGGCATGGCTGAGCGAATCCCTAACCTCAA TGAAACAGACACCTATATTGGCTACCTGCCGTTGGCCCACGTTTTAGAGCTCAGCGCTGAAATGGTGTGCATCTCTCATGGCTGTCGCATCGGGTACTCCTCCCCTCAGACTCTAGCCGACCAG tctACAAAGATAAAGAAGGGCAGTAAAGGGGATACCAGTGTGCTGAAACCTACTCTCATGGCTGCTGTACCA GAGATCATGGACCGAATCTACAAGAATGTGATGACCAAAGTGGATAAAATGAGCAAACTCCAAAAGACGTTGTTTGTGCTGGCTTACAACTACAAGATGGAGCAGATCTCCAAAGGCTACAGCACGCCTCTCTGTGACAG GCTGGTGTTCAAACGAGTGCGTGCGCTCTTGGGAGGGAACATACGGGTGCTGCTGTCTGGCGGTGCGCCTCTCTCCGCTGCCACGCAGCGCTTCATGAACATCTGCCTGTGCTGCCCTGTGGGGCAGGGCTACGGCCTGACGGAGACCTGTGGAGCTGGCACCATCAGTGAGA TGTGGGACTACAGCACAGGACGCGTTGGTGCTCCATTGGTTTGTTCAGAGATCACGCTGAAAGACTGGGAGGAGG GTTCTTACTACAGCACAGACAAGCCCAACCCACGGGGGGAGATTTTAATTGGTGGCCCCAATGTAACAATGGGTTACTACAGAAATGAGGGCAGGAACTGTGAGGACTTTTTTGTGGACGAGCACGGCCAGAGATGGTTCTGTACCGGAGACATCGGAGAGGTCCACACTGACGGATGCCTTAAGATCATCG ATCGGAAAAAGGACCTGGTGAAATTGCAAGCAGGCGAGTACGTCTCTCTAGGAAAAGTGGAGGCTGTTTTGAAGAACTGCCCTCTCGTAGACAACATCTGTGCCTATGCTAACAG CGACCAGTCATATGTGATCAGCTTTGTGGTGCCTAACCAAAAGCAGCTAATGGCGCTGGCGGAGCAGTTGCATGTGAGGGGCACATGGGAGGAGATGTGCAACAACTCGCAGATCGAGAAAGAGGCCCTACGCATCATTACTGAGGCTGCGCTCTcag CGAAAATGGAGCGATTTGAGATCCCTAAGAAGATCCGTCTGAGCGCTGAGCCCTGGACACCAGAGACCGGGTTGGTCACTGACGCATTCAAACTGAAACGCAAGGAGCTCAAAACACACTACCAGGAAGACATTGAGAGAATGTATGGAGGAAAATAA